In Rubrobacter radiotolerans DSM 5868, the following proteins share a genomic window:
- a CDS encoding helix-turn-helix domain-containing protein, which translates to MIYRTYIPQTPLSEFVELLWFQEDYFLPHTIERAVPTGTMQLIFSMHESGLRVYDRQDHRRSRNLGGALLSGTHSRYVVIDTASVASTVGVHFKAGGVYPFLGVDADELRDADVPLEALWGTKAAELLRERLLEAGTPQDRFGFLEQALLARVARPPARHPAVAYALEEFQSAPSVRSVKEVGERTGLSQRRFIQLFRREVGLTPKMFCRVRRFQKVLPLIGGGRSELAEVALRCGYFDQAHFTRDFREFSGTTPTDYLARRGEHANHVPL; encoded by the coding sequence ATGATCTACCGTACTTACATCCCCCAAACGCCGCTCTCGGAGTTCGTTGAGCTACTCTGGTTTCAGGAGGACTACTTCCTGCCGCACACAATCGAGCGTGCGGTCCCTACCGGCACGATGCAACTTATCTTCAGCATGCACGAGAGCGGGCTTCGGGTGTATGATCGCCAAGACCACCGCCGCTCTCGAAACCTCGGTGGAGCCCTGCTCTCCGGTACCCACTCGCGGTACGTCGTCATCGACACCGCAAGCGTGGCTTCCACCGTGGGCGTTCACTTCAAGGCTGGCGGTGTCTACCCGTTCCTGGGGGTGGACGCCGATGAGCTCAGGGACGCGGACGTGCCGCTGGAGGCGCTGTGGGGCACGAAGGCCGCCGAATTGCTGCGCGAGCGGCTACTCGAAGCCGGGACGCCCCAGGACAGGTTCGGCTTCCTCGAACAGGCCCTCCTGGCACGAGTCGCACGTCCTCCGGCCCGCCATCCCGCGGTGGCCTACGCGCTCGAAGAGTTCCAGAGCGCGCCTTCTGTGAGGAGCGTAAAGGAAGTAGGCGAACGCACCGGCCTGAGCCAGAGACGCTTCATCCAGCTCTTCCGCCGAGAGGTCGGCCTGACGCCCAAGATGTTCTGCCGCGTCCGTCGTTTCCAGAAGGTACTGCCTCTCATCGGCGGAGGAAGGTCGGAGTTGGCGGAGGTGGCCCTCAGGTGCGGCTACTTCGACCAGGCGCACTTCACCCGCGACTTCCGCGAGTTCTCCGGCACCACCCCGACGGACTACCTCGCCCGACGTGGCGAGCACGCCAACCACGTTCCGCTCTGA
- a CDS encoding TetR/AcrR family transcriptional regulator — MAGLGFGPSKRDTYRHGDLHGALVRAGLEMAQEGGPEAVVLREATRRVGVAPSAAYRHFADRRALLDAVCSAAQAALAVAIEEELSGVPDDGDSADEARARLRAVGTGYMRFAQEEPGLFRTAFSASENLQSAAVPERAGAGGLTPFQLLGAALDGLAEAGVIPEGRRPGAEFLAWSAVHGLSMLLIDGPLREFDEATKDAVGQRLIDMVERGL; from the coding sequence ATGGCGGGTTTAGGGTTCGGCCCGTCAAAACGAGACACTTACCGGCACGGCGACCTGCACGGCGCTTTGGTGAGAGCGGGCTTGGAGATGGCGCAGGAGGGCGGACCGGAAGCGGTGGTGCTGCGAGAGGCTACCCGGCGGGTAGGGGTGGCGCCGAGTGCTGCCTACAGGCACTTCGCCGACCGGCGGGCGCTGCTGGACGCGGTCTGTTCTGCCGCTCAGGCGGCGCTCGCCGTAGCGATAGAGGAAGAGTTGTCCGGGGTGCCGGATGACGGGGACTCCGCCGATGAAGCCAGGGCGCGTCTGAGGGCTGTCGGGACCGGCTACATGAGGTTCGCCCAGGAGGAACCGGGGCTGTTTCGGACGGCCTTCTCGGCGTCGGAGAACCTGCAGAGCGCTGCCGTCCCGGAGAGGGCCGGCGCGGGCGGTCTCACGCCCTTTCAGTTGCTGGGTGCCGCGCTGGACGGGCTGGCCGAAGCCGGGGTCATTCCGGAGGGGCGTCGGCCGGGCGCCGAGTTTCTGGCGTGGTCGGCGGTGCATGGGCTCTCGATGCTGCTCATAGACGGGCCGCTGCGGGAGTTCGACGAGGCTACAAAGGACGCTGTTGGGCAGCGCCTGATAGACATGGTCGAACGAGGACTGTAG
- a CDS encoding ABC transporter permease produces MKEFFNLTVTESRLLLRDVTALFVVLALPVGFLLIFGSMVSGSGSASPDAAPHASKEFFSAMAVSISLGMLALFTIPTYLGTYREKGILRRLSVTPVRPAALLVAQLVVHAATALVGVVLVIIVGNVVLGVGIPRNLPGFLIAFALGVASLFALGLLIAAIAPSGRAAGGIGPLLFFPLLFFAGAWMPKERMPEILARFADFTPLSATMDLLQATWQGGSLQTLHLAVLAMFALVVGLVATKVFRWE; encoded by the coding sequence GTGAAGGAGTTTTTCAATCTTACGGTTACGGAGTCCAGGCTGCTCCTGCGCGACGTGACCGCGCTGTTCGTCGTCCTCGCCCTGCCTGTTGGGTTTCTCCTGATCTTCGGCAGCATGGTCTCGGGTAGCGGCTCGGCAAGCCCGGATGCCGCTCCCCACGCGAGCAAGGAGTTCTTCTCCGCGATGGCCGTGTCCATCTCCTTGGGGATGCTCGCCCTCTTCACCATCCCCACCTACCTCGGCACCTACCGCGAGAAAGGCATCCTAAGGCGCCTGTCGGTGACCCCGGTCCGTCCGGCGGCCCTGCTTGTAGCCCAGCTCGTCGTACACGCCGCGACGGCCCTCGTAGGTGTGGTGCTGGTCATTATTGTCGGCAACGTGGTATTAGGTGTCGGGATTCCGCGGAACCTCCCCGGCTTCCTCATCGCCTTCGCGCTCGGCGTAGCGTCGCTCTTCGCGCTCGGCCTGCTCATAGCGGCCATAGCCCCCAGCGGCCGGGCTGCCGGAGGGATCGGGCCCTTGCTCTTCTTTCCGCTGCTCTTCTTCGCCGGGGCGTGGATGCCCAAGGAGCGCATGCCCGAGATACTCGCCCGCTTCGCCGACTTCACGCCCCTGAGCGCCACGATGGACTTGCTGCAAGCCACTTGGCAGGGAGGTTCCCTGCAGACCCTGCACTTGGCCGTCCTGGCTATGTTCGCGCTCGTAGTAGGCCTCGTGGCGACCAAGGTATTCCGGTGGGAATGA
- a CDS encoding TetR family transcriptional regulator C-terminal domain-containing protein — protein MRLLRTAKEAGQVGEDLDADLVVRRLLSAADGLAVRVLIGQLGAPEAVSILHNELESVLE, from the coding sequence GTGCGTCTCCTACGGACGGCAAAAGAAGCCGGGCAGGTAGGTGAAGACCTCGACGCAGACCTTGTGGTGAGGCGGTTGCTCTCGGCGGCGGACGGGCTCGCTGTGCGGGTCCTGATCGGCCAGCTTGGCGCCCCGGAGGCAGTAAGTATCCTCCACAATGAGCTGGAGTCCGTCCTGGAATGA
- a CDS encoding ABC transporter ATP-binding protein — MPVIEVENLHKSYRDHVAVEDVSFSVEEGEIFGIVGPNGAGKTTTVECIESLRKPDGGSVRVLGLDPTRARAELRQRVGAQLQKSELPENLKVAEALKLYASFYRKPANSGRLIEDLGLSEKRNTPFGKLSGGQKQRLSIALALVGSPEVAVLDELTTGLDPHARRETWELIENVRSSGVTVLLVTHFMDEAERLCDRVAVIDAGKVVATGTPASLIARTNAGQRIRFRPSAPLNEELLTDLPEVSGVSHHRDEVLVAGAGDLLGAVTSVLNRHAIAAHDLGVERPTLDDAFLALTGRKLDD, encoded by the coding sequence GTGCCGGTGATAGAAGTCGAGAACCTGCACAAGAGCTACCGCGACCACGTAGCGGTCGAGGACGTGTCCTTCTCGGTGGAGGAAGGTGAGATCTTCGGCATCGTCGGCCCAAACGGTGCGGGCAAGACGACCACCGTGGAGTGCATCGAGAGCCTGCGCAAACCCGACGGCGGCAGCGTGCGGGTGCTGGGACTCGACCCCACCCGCGCCAGGGCCGAGTTGCGCCAGAGGGTAGGAGCCCAACTCCAGAAGAGCGAGCTCCCGGAGAACCTCAAGGTCGCCGAAGCCCTCAAGCTCTACGCTTCCTTCTACCGCAAGCCGGCCAACTCCGGGCGCCTGATCGAGGATCTTGGCCTCTCCGAAAAACGGAACACGCCTTTTGGCAAGCTCTCCGGCGGCCAGAAACAGCGCCTGTCCATAGCGCTGGCGCTGGTCGGCAGTCCGGAGGTCGCCGTCCTCGACGAGCTCACCACCGGTCTCGACCCCCACGCCCGTCGTGAGACCTGGGAGCTAATAGAGAACGTCCGCTCGAGTGGCGTCACGGTCCTCCTCGTCACCCATTTCATGGACGAGGCCGAGCGCCTCTGCGATAGGGTCGCCGTCATCGATGCCGGCAAGGTCGTCGCCACGGGCACCCCAGCCAGTCTCATAGCCCGCACCAACGCCGGTCAACGCATCCGCTTCCGACCGTCCGCGCCCCTCAACGAGGAACTGCTCACCGACCTGCCCGAGGTGAGCGGCGTGAGCCACCACCGCGACGAAGTGCTCGTGGCGGGTGCCGGCGACCTTCTGGGCGCGGTCACCTCCGTCTTGAACCGCCACGCCATAGCGGCCCACGATCTCGGGGTCGAGCGGCCAACCCTGGACGACGCCTTCCTGGCACTGACAGGCCGCAAGCTGGACGATTAA
- a CDS encoding VOC family protein: MTNRLSPVPEGFHTVTPYLMVPDADRMVGFMEQTFAAEETFRARGSAGGTHVEVRVGDSMVMIGGLPGRDPQPAAIFLYMGGVDDIYGRALAAGATPIEEPEDRHSDGDRRAGFADPFGNSWFVAQRIEDISREELQERYDGRA; the protein is encoded by the coding sequence ATGACAAACAGATTAAGCCCGGTCCCGGAGGGCTTCCACACCGTAACGCCCTACCTGATGGTCCCCGACGCGGACCGTATGGTCGGGTTCATGGAACAGACCTTCGCGGCGGAGGAGACCTTCCGCGCTCGGGGATCGGCCGGGGGTACGCACGTCGAGGTCCGGGTAGGTGACTCGATGGTCATGATCGGCGGCCTGCCGGGTAGAGACCCGCAACCGGCGGCGATCTTCCTCTACATGGGCGGGGTGGACGACATCTACGGGCGCGCGCTCGCGGCCGGAGCCACCCCGATAGAGGAGCCGGAAGACCGGCATTCAGACGGGGACCGCCGGGCGGGCTTTGCCGACCCGTTCGGCAACTCCTGGTTCGTGGCGCAGCGCATCGAGGACATCTCGCGCGAGGAGCTGCAGGAACGCTATGACGGTCGTGCTTGA
- a CDS encoding dihydrofolate reductase family protein, with translation MHADVARDGPRKADDPRREGPAARFSRDAEEFPASRYFPKHEEVPEGVVSHLRSRMGLPDHVPANAPARSRQRYRDAIREYLDVRPFGDEARSVARPGLCKFVVSGTLEGPLRWNNATLIGGGLAEEIAELKRQRGKDVTILGSGELVRTLLGYGLLDELRLMIYLVILGGGERLFGDGQVGTNLELVDSRTFASGVVCLTYRSSATERPR, from the coding sequence ATACACGCCGACGTTGCGCGAGACGGACCTCGCAAAGCGGACGACCCGCGGCGCGAAGGGCCAGCAGCTCGCTTTTCTCGTGATGCTGAAGAGTTTCCAGCCTCTCGTTACTTCCCGAAACACGAGGAGGTACCCGAAGGCGTGGTTTCTCACTTGCGTTCCAGGATGGGACTGCCGGACCATGTCCCTGCCAACGCTCCAGCCCGCTCCCGCCAACGCTACCGTGACGCCATCCGCGAATACCTCGATGTCCGACCATTCGGGGACGAAGCCCGGAGCGTCGCACGCCCCGGCCTCTGCAAGTTCGTCGTCTCGGGGACTCTGGAGGGGCCCCTGCGCTGGAACAACGCGACCTTGATCGGAGGTGGCCTCGCGGAAGAGATCGCCGAACTGAAGCGGCAGCGGGGCAAGGACGTCACGATCCTCGGCAGCGGAGAGCTTGTCCGAACGCTGTTGGGGTATGGCCTGCTCGATGAGCTCAGGCTCATGATTTATCTCGTGATCCTGGGAGGCGGGGAGCGCCTCTTCGGAGACGGGCAGGTCGGGACGAACCTGGAGCTCGTAGACTCGAGGACGTTCGCCTCGGGTGTCGTCTGCCTCACCTACCGGTCGTCGGCAACAGAGCGACCGAGATGA
- a CDS encoding TetR/AcrR family transcriptional regulator codes for MEAAIETIAELGYAKASFARIAERAGLSSTGLISYHFANKDELMEQIVVEVYTEGARFVVPRIRAESDASGMLRAYIESNLAFLAENREAMVAVTEVVSNLRKPDGTLRFDLATDEPQVSGTEWILEKGQEDGEFRPFDTRVMALAIRAAIDRSAGHFAAHPDLDWKAYAREMASVFEHATRKTDMPVTTREEEGE; via the coding sequence GTGGAGGCGGCGATCGAGACGATAGCCGAACTTGGCTACGCGAAGGCGTCGTTCGCCAGGATCGCCGAACGAGCGGGGCTTTCGAGTACGGGCCTCATCTCCTACCACTTCGCGAACAAGGACGAGCTCATGGAGCAGATCGTCGTCGAGGTCTACACCGAGGGCGCGCGCTTCGTCGTACCGCGCATCCGGGCCGAGTCAGACGCCTCGGGGATGCTGCGGGCCTACATAGAGTCCAACCTGGCGTTCTTAGCGGAGAACAGGGAGGCGATGGTCGCCGTCACGGAGGTCGTCTCAAACCTCAGGAAGCCCGACGGAACCCTCCGCTTCGACCTGGCCACCGATGAGCCGCAGGTGAGCGGTACCGAGTGGATCCTCGAGAAGGGCCAGGAGGACGGCGAGTTCCGCCCGTTCGACACGCGGGTGATGGCGCTGGCGATCCGGGCCGCCATCGACCGCTCGGCGGGCCATTTCGCCGCGCACCCGGACCTGGACTGGAAGGCATACGCCCGGGAGATGGCCTCCGTCTTCGAGCACGCTACCCGGAAGACGGATATGCCCGTAACAACGCGAGAAGAAGAGGGTGAGTAG